One Succinispira mobilis DSM 6222 genomic window carries:
- a CDS encoding type II secretion system protein: MKKQGFTLIEVVIVIALISIISSVLVPAYEKAGERAKNTKLQADLKVLDSAIVLYRLDKGKLPETLKDLEPDYISGANDYRDARNSELVYSIGEDQIGYKLKGQNAKNQEVYSSGSSK; encoded by the coding sequence ATGAAAAAACAAGGATTTACTTTAATTGAAGTTGTAATTGTAATTGCCTTAATTAGTATTATTAGTTCGGTTTTGGTACCTGCTTATGAAAAAGCAGGTGAAAGAGCAAAAAATACTAAATTGCAAGCCGATTTAAAGGTCTTAGATTCAGCCATTGTTTTATACCGTTTGGATAAAGGGAAATTACCAGAAACATTAAAAGATTTAGAGCCAGATTATATAAGTGGAGCCAATGATTATCGCGACGCACGAAATTCAGAGTTGGTATACAGTATCGGAGAAGATCAAATAGGCTATAAATTAAAAGGGCAGAATGCTAAAAATCAAGAGGTTTATTCTAGTGGCAGTAGTAAGTAG
- a CDS encoding pilus assembly FimT family protein: protein MAVVSRPGFSSIELVCVLAILMSLATLIMPNVVGFQKSLEQCLLKNQSQILMADLRRIQAMSRYRTKEFNSILFDTQKERYWFMENIRRYELCDLAGAGYGLNAANKSNIFYHRGTVNSYNYIYLWRKSRPQATFTIQILPVTGRVSVYRE, encoded by the coding sequence GTGGCAGTAGTAAGTAGACCTGGATTTTCTAGTATAGAGCTAGTGTGCGTCTTAGCAATTTTAATGAGCTTAGCAACTTTAATTATGCCTAATGTGGTTGGTTTTCAAAAAAGTTTGGAGCAGTGCTTGCTAAAAAATCAGTCTCAAATTTTAATGGCAGACTTAAGACGGATACAAGCAATGTCTCGATACCGTACTAAAGAGTTTAATTCCATCTTATTTGACACTCAAAAAGAAAGATATTGGTTTATGGAAAATATTCGTCGCTATGAACTTTGCGATTTAGCGGGTGCAGGCTATGGTTTAAATGCAGCCAACAAATCTAATATCTTCTATCATCGGGGTACTGTAAACAGTTATAATTACATTTATCTATGGCGCAAGTCGCGTCCACAGGCTACTTTCACAATACAAATTTTACCAGTAACTGGTAGAGTTAGTGTTTACCGAGAATGA
- a CDS encoding late competence development ComFB family protein: protein MIKTLNVKNFMEDAVLNELYDSLGRHKEACYCQKCLADVCAIALNKLPSKYYSTVSGEAFSRVGILGNQFKIDIIIALNEAIENVKNNPRHDHYVSRVEADKQ, encoded by the coding sequence ATGATCAAAACACTAAATGTCAAAAATTTTATGGAAGATGCAGTTCTAAATGAATTGTACGATTCACTAGGGCGACATAAAGAGGCTTGTTATTGCCAAAAATGTCTAGCTGATGTGTGCGCAATTGCTTTGAACAAATTGCCTAGTAAGTATTATTCTACGGTATCGGGTGAAGCGTTTAGTAGGGTAGGCATTTTGGGTAATCAGTTTAAAATCGATATAATTATCGCTCTTAATGAAGCCATTGAAAATGTGAAAAATAATCCTCGTCATGATCATTACGTAAGTAGAGTTGAGGCGGATAAACAATGA